One Caldilineales bacterium DNA segment encodes these proteins:
- a CDS encoding transposase, giving the protein TDVWVAQQLREATPWGEHPRFLIRDNDSKFGPHFEAVAGSGIEVIRTPFQTPDANSHVERCLESLRRECLDHMLILNERHLSKVVREYANYFNHARPHQGIGQCIPAPPKVEPPTTGKVFAFPVLGGLHHDYRRAA; this is encoded by the coding sequence ACAGACGTCTGGGTGGCCCAGCAACTCCGGGAGGCCACGCCTTGGGGTGAGCATCCTCGCTTCCTGATCCGCGACAACGACAGCAAGTTCGGCCCTCACTTCGAAGCCGTCGCTGGCTCAGGTATAGAAGTCATCCGCACCCCCTTCCAGACGCCCGATGCGAATTCCCACGTGGAAAGGTGCCTTGAATCTCTACGGCGAGAGTGTCTCGACCACATGCTCATCCTCAACGAGCGCCATCTGTCCAAAGTGGTCAGAGAGTACGCCAATTACTTCAACCACGCCCGTCCCCACCAGGGGATCGGCCAGTGTATTCCTGCGCCGCCAAAGGTCGAGCCGCCGACGACGGGCAAGGTCTTCGCCTTCCCCGTGCTCGGCGGTCTTCATCACGACTATCGCCGCGCCGCCTGA